A genome region from Brassica oleracea var. oleracea cultivar TO1000 chromosome C2, BOL, whole genome shotgun sequence includes the following:
- the LOC106324149 gene encoding uncharacterized protein LOC106324149 codes for MADDLVFLSDLQAGHSFSTVEVRLLRSWDARNLRRGGERMSVEMLLLDSQATMMPASVNVNRLATHQTNLEAGTVYSLTGFEVTRCNQDYRLSDSSLLIRFTDSTTFEKITDPAVPIPLESFRFRNYSEMLRLANSNNQLPDLIGKITSVKSTITDPPLDKNRVSATIKMDNDTSVTLTLFDAHAVKIHNQLAQMAVDPRICVATSVNPRMVGGRLFFNGTAGTHIHFDVETVAGESLFSSGLLEQDTGLAPVGRLLRSFAKVETLSIAELNDFVLNASSQNIDFICTGKVTGIKLDKGWCYVSCAKCFRKLHRSVSSLTCLSCNNTDAVGILRYRVEMSIADETGEGLFGAFDGVMAKLHNMRAHEAVNLLPGNDVNPEESDAPQFVLDMEGNTYTFQVKVGPYNFTANNHSFTIARILCEGDPEPQLAFVDDGAADDNGDDNNDV; via the exons ATGGCTGACGATTTAGTTTTCCTCTCCGATCTCCAGGCCGGTCACTCATTCTCCACCGTCGAAGTCCGCTTGCTCCGCTCTTGGGATGCCAGAAACCTACGCCGTGGTGGAGAACGAATGAGCGTCGAGATGCTCTTGCTTGACTCTCAG GCGACCATGATGCCGGCTTCTGTGAACGTTAACCGTCTCGCAACGCACCAGACTAATCTTGAAGCGGGTACGGTTTACTCCCTGACCGGTTTTGAAGTAACAAGGTGTAACCAGGATTACCGCCTCTCGGACTCTTCTCTACTAATCCGGTTTACTGACTCCACCACTTTCGAGAAGATCACTGACCCGGCTGTTCCGATACCTCTTGAATCATTCCGGTTCCGTAACTACAGTGAGATGCTTCGTCTTGCTAACTCCAACAACCAACTTCCAG ATCTTATTGGTAAGATAACTTCTGTCAAGAGTACGATCACTGACCCTCCTCTGGACAAGAACCGTGTTAGTGCAACCATCAAGATGGACAA TGACACATCTGTGACTTTGACACTCTTTGACGCTCACGCTGTGAAGATCCATAACCAGCTCGCTCAGATGGCGGTAGATCCACGAATTTGCGTTGCAACCAGTGTGAATCCGAGAATGGTGGGAG GGCGTCTGTTTTTTAATGGCACAGCCGGCACACACATCCATTTCGACGTGGAAACAGTTGCCGGGGAAAGTTTGTTTTCCAG CGGTTTGCTTGAACAAGACACTGGGCTTGCGCCAGTAGGACGGCTGCTAAGGAGTTTTGCTAAGGTGGAGACACTGAGCATAGCTGAGCTGAACGATTTTGTCCTCAATGCTTCGTCTCAG AACATTGATTTCATTTGTACGGGGAAAGTTACTGGAATCAAGTTAGACAAGGGGTGGTGCTATGTCTCCTGTGCAAAATGCTTCAGGAAACTCCACCGGTCTGTCTCATCGCTCACGTGTCTATCTTGCAACAACACCGATGCAGTTGGTATCCTTCG GTACCGTGTGGAGATGTCAATTGCAGACGAGACTGGTGAGGGTTTGTTTGGTGCGTTTGATGGAGTTATGGCGAAACTCCATAACATGAGGGCCCATGAAGCTGTCAACCTCTTG CCTGGTAATGATGTCAACCCCGAAGAATCTGATGCCCCTCAGTTTGTTCTAGACATGGAGGGAAATACATACACGTTTCAGGTTAAGGTGGGGCCATACAATTTCACGGCAAATAATCACAGCTTCACCATTGCACGCATTCTCTGTGAGGGTGACCCTGAGCCACAACTTGCGTTCGTTGATGAT GGTGCTGCTGATGACAATGGAGACGACAACAACGATGTGTAG
- the LOC106324150 gene encoding LOW QUALITY PROTEIN: uncharacterized protein LOC106324150 (The sequence of the model RefSeq protein was modified relative to this genomic sequence to represent the inferred CDS: inserted 1 base in 1 codon; deleted 1 base in 1 codon; substituted 2 bases at 2 genomic stop codons), translated as MVSDSPRSWSSWLPLAEWWYNTTYHSAIHSTPFEIVYGQPPPIHMPYLPGESSSQAIDRTLQKREALIDMMKFHLLRAQNRMKQYADSHRSDREFSFGDYVYLKLQPYRQHSLKGRNLPHKLSPRYYGPFRVQDRVGSRAYKLELPPTTSIHNVFHVSQLKLCPNPPASTSMPPLPQYLNDIGSSREPELILEKKMVNRQNKPVTKILVQWKGSTPQQATWEFYQDFIAQYPDFHSSSGNPAMPAYDDGLDNEWKGFTVFPEVNSSPNPNYSFNFLVKKATVESEKSTGSISSRSSAKEDSFRMVLPPAMPPPRDSTFPLPMFPEPTRTRKKLSHQESFLFMTKSLYSKKIFYKEEDFKCNAFCLSLPGLGKHKPVRSSKRKDSMEKKKMITASSFTSVEKYEWSHSWTSTTSLTQDNGRSYFDLPVELLKCCSRGGGKGGRYMQEPATSSFSFDRETEIMAVTSVLKTRSSRSXAKXSLLSRVRFXTFSSPSVSCPRATSPRSDTPPRLRKARDDFNTLSAQNA; from the exons ATGGTCTCTGACTCGCCTCGTTCTTGGAGCTCTTGGCTTCCTCTCGCGGAATGGTGGTATAACACAACCTATCACTCGGCTATTCACAGTACACCGTTCGAGATCGTCTACGGTCAGCCTCCGCCAATACACATGCCTTACTTGCCTGGAGAAAGTTCATCACAAGCTATTGACCGAACGCTTCAGAAACGGGAAGCACTCATTGATATGATGAAGTTCCACCTCTTGCGGGCTCAAAATCGAATGAAACAGTACGCTGATTCTCATCGTTCTGATCGTGAGTTCTCTTTTGGTGACTATGTGTACTTGAAACTTCAACCATATCGTCAACATTCGCTGAAGGGTCGTAACTTGCCTCACAAGCTTTCACCACGTTACTACGGTCCGTTTCGCGTACAAGACAGAGTTGGTTCGCGGGCTTACAAGCTTGAACTACCACCAACTACTTCCATACATAATGTGTTCCATGTGAGTCAACTGAAACTGTGTCCCAACCCGCCAGCTTCAACTTCAATGCCTCCTCTGCCACAATACCTCAACGACATTGGTTCAAGTAGAGAACCTGAACTCATATTGGAAAAGAAAATGGTCAATCGGCAAAATAAACCAGTGACCAAGATTCTCGTCCAGTGGAAAGGTTCTACTCCTCAACAGGCGACTTGGGAGTTCTACCAAGACTTCATTGCGCAATATCCTGA TTTTCATTCCTCCTCCGGCAATCCGGCAATGCCTGCATATGATGATGGTTTAGATAACGAGTGGAAGGGTTTCACGGTTTTCCCCGAAGTAAACTCTAGCCCTAACCCTAACTATAGTTTCAATTTCTTGGTAAAGAAGGCAACCGTGGAGAGTGAGAAATCAACCGGTTCTATTTCCTCCCGTTCTTCGGCAAAAGAGGATAGCTTCAGAATGGTGTTGCCACCGGCCATGCCTCCGCCTAGGGACTCAACCTTTCCGCTTCCTATGTTCCCTGAGCCGACGAGAACTCGGAAGAAACTTAGCCACCAAGAATCCTTTCTTTTTATGACAAAATCTCTCTACTCGAAGAAAATCTTTTACAAGGAAGAAGATTTCAAGTGTAACGCCTTCTGCTTGTCTCTACCTGGACTCGGGAAACACAAGCCAGTTAGATCTTCAAAACGCAAAGACTCGATGGAAAAGAAGAAGATGATCACAGCGTCTTCCTTTACCTCGGTCGAGAAATACGAATGGTCCCATTCTTGGACATCGACTACGTCTCTGACGCAAGATAATGGTCGGTCGTATTTTGATTTACCGGTGGAGTTGTTGAAGTGCTGCAGCCGTGGAGGCGGAAAAGGAGGAAGATATATGCAAGAACCGGCGACTTCTAGTTTCTCGTTCGATAGAGAAACAGAGATTATGGCTGTGACAAGCGTTTTAAAGACGAGGAGCTCACGGT TCGCAAAGTGATCATTGCTAAGCCGTGTGAGATTTTAAACTTTTTCTTCACCGTCGGTTTCATGCCCT CGTGCTACGTCGCCGCGATCTGATACCCCCCCACGCTTGCGTAAGGCTAGGGATGACTTTAACACCTTGTCTGCTCAAAACGCTTGA